TGTTCTTGTTAAAATCAAACAGATATTTGAGAGACCTCATTTCATAAAACCCTTGCACGTGAGAATAAAGTTCATTCTCAAGATTACCTAAAAGAGTTTTAATAAGCTTCCATACCTTTGAGTGAAGTATGTCAAGAAAGCACAAGCGGAACAGCTGCATAGGACCAGAATGCCAGCGGTACTGCTGTTTCTTATATGCCTCATATGACTCAGGAAGTTCACAGTAGCACTGCAGAGAGATAAAAGTTAGATCACTTTCCTTTTGCTCTCAAGTGAGAAAGGAAATTTGTATATGATCAGATGTCACACACCTTAACGTCATTCAGATATACAAACTTCCATCCGCAAAGGTGTGCTCGAACAGCGATATCCATGTCCTCAACAGTTGTTCGTTCCAACCATCCACCACAGTCCTTGAGGGCCTTAATTCTCCACACACCAGCAGTTCCATTGAAACCAAAGAAGTTAATAAACACACCATTGACCTGCTGTTCAACCtcaaaatgaaatgataaatttatgtTCTGTAATCTTGTAAGCAAGTTCTCATCCTTATTTACAAATGCCCACCTTGCTTGGACTAATGCTAAGTCATCATTTCCCtaaaaataaagacaaacaaACGCTGATCAGAAGAAATGATAGGTAAATTAACAAATCAAAAGTGAAAAATGGAAGGAAATATAAGTCTTTTATAGAGAAATCAACCAGCACCTATGCATATTAGAAATGCCTAAAACACTGAAGTTGCATCATCCAATTAGCTTATTTTGGGGGCAAGCAGTCAACTTCCTTGTGTCGGAAAAGAAGGTTTAGTTCTTGCTCAATCAATTAAGTGAAAACAGATTTACTACTATTACTATTACCATTACCATGATAAATAGAGTAGCAGCTGAGGAATGTTTAGCATTTTAAAATCCATGTACTAACATGAAAAAATCTTACAGCAACAGAGAATTAAATTCATCTTTGCATATTCCCCCCAAAGTGCAGATCAATATCAAAGTTAAATTGGGCCCTAGGAAGAAGTGAAAATGCAAGATTAGAAACCTGCTTGATCTCTAGTAGCATCCACATTGTTATCTATGACAGGGCCCTTACTGGTTTGATTCAATGAAAGAAACAAATACATACACAAGGATCACCATGGGTTTGATATTCATTGAAGGTTAAAGTTATCATATGTGCCAAATCACTGGAATGCATGTTAATGTTGAAGACTAATTTTTCTTGTAACAAAATAGCAGTTATCTGCCAACAAGATTTATCCACATAACCAGACTGTAAACAAAGACCACATCGGCCACAGAATGGGAATTGCTTACAACTGTAAACCATAGAACTGcaacattattaaattttaaccattaTGGTGATTCTTATCTTGAACCCATGGTAACTACTCACTTCCCTGCATCAATCCGAATCATGTTCAGGTTAGCTTTATCTCAAACCAATGACAAAAAGAAAGGGATTTCTAGCACAGCACACCAAGATTATATTCAAAGGAAATGGCTAAAGACTGAAAAAGACAAAACGGAACAGTGAAAACTTTCTTAACCCCATAGAGCTGTAACAGTTACGATACCTTGAAATGAGGAATGGTTTTCTTCAAGAAATCTGGTGCTGGCTGGAAATCTGCATCAAAAATTGCAACAAACTCATAATTTTTTACATAATCACAGCTCATTGCAGATTTGAGGTTTCCTGCCTTGTAGCCAGAACGAATAAGCCATGTCTATATAATATATGCACACCCCTTTGATGCCATTTCTGTACTTCTGCCTGGATAAGGTTCTGAGCATCTAATTCATCAGAATCATCCAAAACCTGTACTAGCATTCTCTCCTTTGGCCAGTCCATAATACAAACTGCTGCGATAGATTGTTGGTAAACCTGCACGCTCCAGAAGGGAATAGACAGTAAGTATAAGCCAGATCCTGCTACGCTACCTATCCAATGTTAGAGCATTTTCTTTTTCCCTCTTTCTGTTGGTTTTAACTATAATCTAAACGTTAGTAAGAACAAACGTTTAAACAACCAAACAAAGTAAAAGATATAAGACTCAATATTCAATCTTCCCTTAACTAAATAGTACATCCATGAAGGCGTAGAACACAATTAGTAAATTTGAGCCACGAACcgacaaaaaaagaaaagtgaCATTTTATTTTTCGTTAGGAATATGTGAAACCTACATCTGCTTACCTCCTTCTCATTGCACATGGGAATTTGCACTAACACCATGGGATAGTCATCTACATTCCCTATTTCTACTCTCCCAATCGGATACTCCATACTTGCCGTCGGTTTGATTCTCCTAATTTTAATCCAGAGACATCCTAGCATCAACAGCACACGATCCATCGACTGAATCAAGAAGAGCACTATACACACTTTCGCCAAGCTCTGCAGTGGCGGCGCCAAGTAATCGGCTCGGATTTCGAGCCATAAGGCGTAGAAAAGCTCGACCGCCGCCTCTGCCGACGCGGCCGACGGGGGACTGAAATGCCATCCCTTGAAATAGGCAACTAACTCGACGCAAAGTAAGAGGACAACGAGAAACAGAAAGAACTTAATTATACGGTAGAGCCTCGAAGCGGAGGAATCAGATGGGGAATCGGCAGCTGAGATTCGGCGGTTGGCAGTACGGAGGAGGAGAAGGAAGGAGTTTGTGATCCACGCGAGGGAGTTAGCGAGTTGCTGGAATCTCAAGAGACAAATCCAGGATAGCTGTCGTGCGCTTCTAGAACGATCTTTTCCGGTCGTCAGATCAGGATTGAGACTCCTGATCTCGACGGTCAGGAATCCTTCGTTAGCATTGTTACTATCATTGGTGAAAAAGTCGTGGTTCTTCTCCCTTTgtttgttccaccattcttaaaaCTCATAATTCGGCTCTCGAGACATAAATCaccaaattacaaaatatattttttgacaaacaaacaaataaacgtGAATAAATTAAACGTCGAGAAACAAGAAGATCttactgttttttttcttttttcttttccctttccttCTGGTTTTTTTCCCTTGCTGTTGTTGTGCTTGGAGGAAGAGGAAGGGAGAAGAAAGCTAAATTTAGTAAGAGTGTAACcaatttttgtataaatttttagttttattttggaGAGTTGTAGATAAGAAGCAGGCCATGTGCGATTTTGTACAACTTAAATCCAGATTTCTGATTTACACGCGCTAATCACGGGGATGAAGTGGCGATCGCGAGATAATGACGTGATGGCGCGTCTGCTTTCTGCTGTTAATTTCTCCATTATGATTAAAAACTTTTCACTTCTAACAGTGGatagatttgatttttttctattatatcttatattattattatttaagctcaTATATTAAtgcaattttttataaaataaattatattataagataatttttttatttttttattttaaaaataataaaaaattacatattgaaAGATTTAAGGCCACACCAATTgtattgtaaaatattaatttttttttcaaccaaaattttattttaattcttttatatattttaattttattatgcgtACTTTAATGCATCTTTcattaaatgtatataaataaataatattgttaattaagtTGGTATCACAAATTAACTCAACACTATCTTAGTATTGATGATAACACTATTATAAAcaattgtattcatttagtattCTAATATGACgcatttatgtgtttaaattttgttttacttataatttattaTACCTCCACTCCTCGAACACTCATTTTGGACACACATTCCTCAAAACCACTCTTCAAAGCGATCCTCTTAAAGAAACTCATTAGGATTGTGTTGGATCTGatgccttaagtgtagtatatttgttttttatacttatatattttgaacaaattgatttaataataacattcattaattacattaatatcctttACATATTGTCATCAATgattttgcacgcaaagcaaaatggaagcaaatattggctcacttgTTATCTAATGCTTAATTAATACTAAGTTATATTACGTGGTCAAATTGTAATACGAAAAAACAATTTGCATTAgtaaatgaacctaaacatgtacTTAGTCTACTTGGAAATGACCAAATATATTGAaatactaatatgtcatctattaaTCATCTCCAAACCTATGAACATTTAGAATAAAAATcgtgtaaataatatatataattaagtttGGTATCTACAAGCgaacaagtcaaattgtaatatagttttgtgATACAATAGAACACTGGTAAATATATTGAATCTAAGGGATTGCAAATTgaagaaatttattattaaattaattacaggaaata
The Gossypium hirsutum isolate 1008001.06 chromosome A07, Gossypium_hirsutum_v2.1, whole genome shotgun sequence genome window above contains:
- the LOC107952711 gene encoding LOW QUALITY PROTEIN: probable xyloglucan glycosyltransferase 6 (The sequence of the model RefSeq protein was modified relative to this genomic sequence to represent the inferred CDS: inserted 1 base in 1 codon), which translates into the protein MDRVLLMLGCLWIKIRRIKPTASMEYPIGRVEIGNVDDYPMVLVQIPMCNEKEVYQQSIAAVCIMDWPKERMLVQVLDDSDELDAQNLIQAEVQKWHQRGVHILYRHXLIRSGYKAGNLKSAMSCDYVKNYEFVAIFDADFQPAPDFLKKTIPHFKGNDDLALVQARWAFVNKDENLLTRLQNINLSFHFEVEQQVNGVFINFFGFNGTAGVWRIKALKDCGGWLERTTVEDMDIAVRAHLCGWKFVYLNDVKCYCELPESYEAYKKQQYRWHSGPMQLFRLCFLDILHSKVNKAKKANLIFLFFLLRKLILPFYSFTLFCIILPLTIFLPEAELPAWVVCYVPGIMSVLNILPAPRSFLFIVPYLLFENTMSVTKFNAMISGLFRLGNSYEWIVTKKLGRSSEADLVAFENGSDSSVTETTSFLRSSSDSGLEELSKLEVTSRRSVKTKRNRLYRMELTLAFILLSAAGRSLLSAQGIHFYFLLFQGISFLVVGLDLIGEQVS